The Candidatus Aenigmatarchaeota archaeon nucleotide sequence TTTCAATGCATCTGGTAAAACTTCCTCTGCAGTTTTAGATCTTTTATCTGCTATCATAACAATAGAATAGTGGAATGTTATCTCAAAAAAAACAAAAACACCAAAAGGTATAATTATTTTATTAATCGATGTAAGTTTAGTTAAATTTAGAAAAACAAATGTTATAATCCCGATAATAATTCCATAAATTATAAGAAAACCAAAATATATCTCTGGCGAAATTTGTATGTCTGCATATCTGAAATAATCGGAGCAAAATTTCCTGTAAAACTTAGGCATTCTACCAAAAACAAACCTGTAAACATTTCCTATGAATTTGGTCTCAATTCTTTCAATAAACCTTTCATTCATTCTGTCTGCGGCCTCCTATTTTTTATAAGACCTATAAACATAAACTGGAAAAATGCGGTAAAAATTAAAATAAACCAGAATATTGATCCAGACAAACTGAAACTTGTGAATGAAGAAATTATCATCAGGAAACTTACTCCTAGAGTTGGAAATATAACACTCATCATCATGTACATCATAGCCATTGGGTTTAATTGGGAACCATATCTCCTTATTGAAACCATTCTCTCATAAGACAAATCATCAACTATCACTCTTAAAGTTGAGGAAAGATCAGCACCCGATCTCATTGAATTTGTTATTTGCCATATAACCCTTCTGAAATAATTTGATGGGTTTTTTATTGCAAGTTCTTCCAAAGCTTCTATTTCCGGTTTTCCTGTTGAAATTTTTTTAATAACTTCCTTAAATTCTTCAGATATTACACCATAATCTCCCCTGGATATCGAAACCAAACTATCAAATAAACTAACACCAGAACTCACTTGTATTTCCATATTTCTCAAAGCAAATAAAAGATTTTTTTCAATTTCCCTTGATTTTCTTGAAATTAACAATTTTGGGTAATATTTTATATAAAAAAAAGTTGAGAAAAATAAAACAATTGGTATTGATATCAAAAAATATATTGGAAGAGGCCTGAATCTTGAAACAAAAACCAAAATAAAAAATGTAAATAAAAACCAGAAAAAACCAGAAATGAAAGCGAGAGTGAGATATACCCTATCATCTACGTCGATATCCGCCATCAAAAGTTCCATCTTTGTTGCCGGATAGATTTTTGATAAGAAATTGCCTATACCTATAAACTTTCTTGAAATCTTTTCCATTATCTTTGGAGGCATGGGTATTAAAGGTGTCTTTCTCATCAAAAAACCCTTAACCATTCCTGAGGTATTATAGATTCTGGTTTCTGGTTCTTTCTAATTAAATCCAAAATCCTATTTCTATCATTATAATACTCTGCGATAACCTTACCCACACCATTAACAGAGTTGATCTTGTTTTTTAAAAGCCAGGAAAGAATTTTTTTCTTTTCCTCTATATCATTCCTTATTTCATTTAAACTAAACCCAGTAAACATCCTTATTTTTTCAATAAAACCAAAACCCCTTTGAGATTTCTCTATTTTATCTTTTTTTGGATCCCATCTGGAAATTATTTTAACATCAATTTTTCCGTTTTTCTCATGAAATTCTGCTATCTCATACACCCTCCTAATACCCATCCTTCTATCCCTATGCATCACAATTATCAAATTTATTGCCTTTACCAAGGTTTCAGGAACATTTATTGGAGGGTTGATCAATCTCCTGAAAGTTTCCTCTGCAGTATCTGCATGAAGTGTTGCATAAACACTATGCCCCGTGTGCATAGCTTCAAATAAAACCTCGGCCTGATCTTGCTTCCTTATTTCTCCAACTATTATCCTGTCTGGCCTCATTCTAAGGCTGTTAACAAGAAGATTAAGCATGTTCACCTCACCCTTGCCTTCCGGATTAGGTTCCCTAGTTGTTAATGGTACCCAGTGGAGAAAGTTTGGCAGAACTATCTCTCTTGTGTCTTCAATACTTATTATCCTTTGGTTTGGAGGAATAAATGGTGTAATGGCATTAAGGAAACTTGTCTTTCCACTTCCAGTTCCACCGGAAATTAGCATATTCATCTCATACTGAACTCCCAGCCATATCAGAGCGGCATTCTCTATATCTATGGTCTTGTATTCTATAAGATCTGTTATAGTCCATGGGCTTCTCCTAAATAGTCTTATTGTCAGGGTATTGCCTTTTGTTGATATTGGAAAAAGGGTTGCATTGACCCTATCACCTGAAATTAGATGAGCGTCCATCAAAGGGTTCAATATACTTATTTGCTTTCCGACCCTTCTACCTATCATTGATGAATAATTTTCTATTTTTGACTCAGTCTCTATTTTTATATTGGTCTTCAACCAACCGAATTTCCTATGATAAACAAAACAAGGCTCCTCACTATTGTTTATTACTATCTCTTCAAGATTTCCATCACCAATTAACATCTCTATTTCCCCTAACCCCAACATTTCCTGTATCAAAAGACCTGAAAGAAATTGCTTCTCATCAACTGATATATTGGGTATATCCTTTTCGATCATCTCCAATGATTTCAAATAAAATTTTTTCTTTATTTCATTCATCTTCTTTGGATCTAATATGTCAGAGACGCTTAGTTTCATCTCCGAGATGAGATTTTCCTTGATCTGTTCCATAAGTATTGAAGTCCCTTTCTCAATCTGAGGAAGTTTAAGATAATAGATAGGAACAAACTCTTCTTTTTTCTTTATTATTTTTACTTCCCCTATAACCTTGTCAACCTTTAGTTCATATTGATCTAGAATTTTCTCAGCCTGTTCTAGATGATTTTTCTTTTTATTTCTCATTCCTTCACCTTGAGTATAGGAGAACCAAACATTCCATACTCTATTTTTATCAAACCCTTCTTCTCCAATATTTTTGCCAAATTTTCTATATGATTCTCTTTAAGGTTCATCTCCTTTGCTATTTGATCAACTGTTACCTGTCTCCTTTTCTCTACTATTTCAAGAAGATAGTCTATTTCACTCTGAATAACCTTATCTGTTGCCCTATGTATCGAGTCTACAAAGAATTCGGCACTTAGACCCATTACAACATCTTCCATAGTTATAATTCCAACTAGATTTTTTTTACCATCTCTTACCAATAATCGATGAACTTTTTTTTCTGCCATCAATTTACTAGCATCCGTCAACTTTTCATCCTGATCTATAAAATAAACATTCTTCGACATAAAATCCTTGACCTTTATTTTTTGCAACTCGTTTATGTCTATCTCATCACTTTTAGAGTCAAAGAGTTTTTTCTCATACATAAGTTTTATTATATCTGTCTGACTTAATATCCCGAAAACTTTTCCATTTTTAACAACAGGAGCCCCTGTTATTGCATACTCAGAAAAAAGTTCCAAGGCATATCCAATGTTATCATCTGGGTCCAATGTTTTTAAATCAGTCGACATTATATCTTTCACAGTTGTTTTTATGACAATTGGAACTTTTTTACTCTTTTCATCAACCAACTTTTGTATTAGAATCTTCTTCCCTTCTATCATCCTCTCATCAAGAGGCTCCCTATTTCTCCTAAATTTGTCTTTCAAGAGTTTCAATACCATTCTACCACGTATAAAATTTTCCTATATAATTAATTAGTTCTGAAATAATAAAATAATAGGTTATATGAAAGCCCAGGTTGCAATTGAATACTTGATAATCGCGAGTATAGGGCTTATTTTGGTATTGATAGGTGGAAAATATCTTCTTGATGTGTTTCTGGATTATTCAGATCAAAATAGGATATCTATTGCTAAGAACACGGTCAAAAAATTGGGTGAAACAGCGGATTTTGTATCATCCCAAGGGCCACCCTCCAAGACAAAAATAAGGATTTTAATTCCAGATGGTGTCCAAAAAATATCTTTTGAAAATAAAACAATAGTTTTAAGTTTGAAGACAAGGTCTGGAATCAACGACATTTACTACAAAACTAAAACCGAAATCAGAGGAAATTTACCCCTAAAATCAAGTGAATATTACATTTCACTGGAATCTAAAGAAAATTATGTCAGCATAAGTGTGGTTGGATGAAGGCCCAAATAAGTACAGAATTTATTGTCTATTTTTTGATAATTCTTTTTTTCGGGGCCTTTTTTTTGAGTGGCCATCTATCAACCAAAGAAAAATTGTCTTATTTAAAAAATGAAAAAGAAGTTGATGAGTTTTTGGATAGAATAGTTTTTGAGATAAATTCAGCTACTATTGCTGGAGACGGATATGAAAGGAGATTTTATCTTGAAGACACCTTGGCAGGTTATTCAAATTACAAAATAACTATTCAAAATTATTCTGTTTTCTTGGATTGGGGAAACCGTTCAAAGTCATCGACAATAATTACCCCATCTGTTAATGGAAGTTTCAAGAAAGGGTGGAACACTATAAGAAATTTAAATGGTGTATTATATGTCAACTAAGGGTCAAAGTTTATCATATGATTTTCTAACAGCCTTTACCACATTCCTCTTGGTCGTGCTGATAATTTTTGTTTTATTTGAGTACTCCTCAAATAGTATAAATGATTTTAAAAAAATAGATGAAATTTCAAGAATTTCATCCCAAATATCTGAAGTTTGGATGAGTGAAGGTCTCCCAAACAACTGGGACCCGGAAAATGTGATTGAATTGGGGTTATTAAGTAATCAAAGACTTAACCAAACTAAAATTGAATATTTGAATGAGATAGGATATTATAAGGTCAGAAAATTTGTAGGCTCTGGTGTTTACAATTTTCTTTTAACAATAAGTGATCATGAAAATAATACTATTTTTGAATTTGGTTTCAAACCTGAAAAGTATGAATTTTCTTCGAAGACAAGAAGAATTTCAGTTCTAGGAAAAAAAATAGTCTATGTGGATACGGTGGTTTGGGGATGAAAAAGGGTTTTGTTTTTACCATGGATATACTCCTGGGTATTATTATAAGCATCTCAATACTTTTGACATTTAATTTTATAATAGATGATTTTGAATTAGGTTACCAAGAATATCAAAATCTTGCCTATAGATCACAAGATATAATAAACCTCCTCTCTACCCTTAAATTAAACGAGATTGAAGAAAACCCAAAAATAAACAAACTTTTTTCAGAGGGTATACTAAAAGAGGAAGATATGGAAAAAAACATCCTTGATATTTCCACCAGTCTTTTTTATTCTGGAAATAAAACACTGGCTTCTGAGGTGATTGGTACCGTGATCGAAAATGTATCTAAGGATGTTTGTGTCCAAGTCTTAGTTTTTTCTGAATCTATTTATTCTTCATGCAATACTACTGGTGAAGACTATTTTGTTTCAACAAAAATAGAAACAGGATATGAGATTGGTAAACCAGTTGAAGGATTTATAGCAAGGGCTTCCATTTCCAGCATATCTGGCAAATATACAAATTCTTATGTTTATTTTGGTGGTTATGAAGGTGAAGGTAATATAACAAAAATAATTGATCTCCCACCTTTTGTTGAAATATCTGAAGTATACATGGAAGTTGATTCAGGAAATAATTTCACGCTTTACATAAATGGAAATTTTTCAGGAATTTATAACAAAACTAATAATTTCGAGATGCTTGCTGACAAGTGGATAGTGGACCCAATTTACTATACAAATTTTATTAAAGGAGAAAATTTGATAAGGTTGAATTTTACAGGGTTGGGTTATATTGGAGGTGGTTTTATAAGGGTCACTTATCAAACAAAAGAATTATCTCAGGAAGAGTTTGAAAATAAATACTTTTTCCCAGGAATTGAGGGGTTTATAAATGTTTATTCATCATTTTTTGTTCCAGGAAATTTGAATGGTCTCTCAGTTCACCTACACTACAAAAGCAATTACACAACTTTCCTGAATATAGCTGGTTTCACAGTCTATAGAAATAATACCACAGAAGAGAATAGAATTGATATAGGAAATTCGACAATCTCAACTCTTCTTGATTTTAGAAATCTAAGTGGAAAAACAATACCTGTGAGATTAGGGACAGAAGGTTTCACAACCTTTTCCTCAGGAAATGCCGATGTTATCCTGATAACAGATTTATCAGGCACGATGGATTGGAGATTGGATAGTGGAGAAACAGGTGTAAGTAGAAGTTGCACCGATCCTAATTTGTATAATCCAAGCACAAAAAGGATAAGCCTGGCTAAGTGTTTGGCTATTGATTTTGTTCAACAAATACTTAATACAACCGGGAATAGGATTGGATTGGTGGGCTACAGTGGAGTGCCAAACTATTTGTGTTCAGATCCGAGCAACCCAATAAGATCGTATCACAACCTCACAAATAATTCCACTTCATTGATATCACAAATAAACACTTACACACCTAGCGGGGCAACAGGTATTTGTGGAGCGATTAGAAAGGCAAGAACAATTCTACATGACCAGAGCAACTCATCAAGGCAAAAATTTATAATAGTCATGACTGATGGTTTGGCTAATGTTCAATGCGATCC carries:
- a CDS encoding type II secretion system F family protein — protein: MRKTPLIPMPPKIMEKISRKFIGIGNFLSKIYPATKMELLMADIDVDDRVYLTLAFISGFFWFLFTFFILVFVSRFRPLPIYFLISIPIVLFFSTFFYIKYYPKLLISRKSREIEKNLLFALRNMEIQVSSGVSLFDSLVSISRGDYGVISEEFKEVIKKISTGKPEIEALEELAIKNPSNYFRRVIWQITNSMRSGADLSSTLRVIVDDLSYERMVSIRRYGSQLNPMAMMYMMMSVIFPTLGVSFLMIISSFTSFSLSGSIFWFILIFTAFFQFMFIGLIKNRRPQTE
- a CDS encoding type II/IV secretion system ATPase subunit, whose translation is MRNKKKNHLEQAEKILDQYELKVDKVIGEVKIIKKKEEFVPIYYLKLPQIEKGTSILMEQIKENLISEMKLSVSDILDPKKMNEIKKKFYLKSLEMIEKDIPNISVDEKQFLSGLLIQEMLGLGEIEMLIGDGNLEEIVINNSEEPCFVYHRKFGWLKTNIKIETESKIENYSSMIGRRVGKQISILNPLMDAHLISGDRVNATLFPISTKGNTLTIRLFRRSPWTITDLIEYKTIDIENAALIWLGVQYEMNMLISGGTGSGKTSFLNAITPFIPPNQRIISIEDTREIVLPNFLHWVPLTTREPNPEGKGEVNMLNLLVNSLRMRPDRIIVGEIRKQDQAEVLFEAMHTGHSVYATLHADTAEETFRRLINPPINVPETLVKAINLIIVMHRDRRMGIRRVYEIAEFHEKNGKIDVKIISRWDPKKDKIEKSQRGFGFIEKIRMFTGFSLNEIRNDIEEKKKILSWLLKNKINSVNGVGKVIAEYYNDRNRILDLIRKNQKPESIIPQEWLRVF
- a CDS encoding CBS domain-containing protein, whose protein sequence is MVLKLLKDKFRRNREPLDERMIEGKKILIQKLVDEKSKKVPIVIKTTVKDIMSTDLKTLDPDDNIGYALELFSEYAITGAPVVKNGKVFGILSQTDIIKLMYEKKLFDSKSDEIDINELQKIKVKDFMSKNVYFIDQDEKLTDASKLMAEKKVHRLLVRDGKKNLVGIITMEDVVMGLSAEFFVDSIHRATDKVIQSEIDYLLEIVEKRRQVTVDQIAKEMNLKENHIENLAKILEKKGLIKIEYGMFGSPILKVKE
- a CDS encoding vWA domain-containing protein, whose protein sequence is MKKGFVFTMDILLGIIISISILLTFNFIIDDFELGYQEYQNLAYRSQDIINLLSTLKLNEIEENPKINKLFSEGILKEEDMEKNILDISTSLFYSGNKTLASEVIGTVIENVSKDVCVQVLVFSESIYSSCNTTGEDYFVSTKIETGYEIGKPVEGFIARASISSISGKYTNSYVYFGGYEGEGNITKIIDLPPFVEISEVYMEVDSGNNFTLYINGNFSGIYNKTNNFEMLADKWIVDPIYYTNFIKGENLIRLNFTGLGYIGGGFIRVTYQTKELSQEEFENKYFFPGIEGFINVYSSFFVPGNLNGLSVHLHYKSNYTTFLNIAGFTVYRNNTTEENRIDIGNSTISTLLDFRNLSGKTIPVRLGTEGFTTFSSGNADVILITDLSGTMDWRLDSGETGVSRSCTDPNLYNPSTKRISLAKCLAIDFVQQILNTTGNRIGLVGYSGVPNYLCSDPSNPIRSYHNLTNNSTSLISQINTYTPSGATGICGAIRKARTILHDQSNSSRQKFIIVMTDGLANVQCDP